Within the Arachis duranensis cultivar V14167 chromosome 10, aradu.V14167.gnm2.J7QH, whole genome shotgun sequence genome, the region aaaaggacaaatCGGTCTCTGTCCTATACTTTCATGAGACGTCGCGGTTCTTCCGTCATCAGTCCTTATCAAAATAGACAAAAATTTTACGTGTCAGTTAACGTTGTTGATGTGGAGGTTAACACTTTGTTAAGTTTACGTTGGCCATTAGAAAATGGACAGGGATCGATCTATCCCACTTTAGAAACCTAAAACTATGTCTTTTTTTGGTTTCACTCCATGTTCCATTAGGGAATGGACAGGGGTCGATCTGTCCCGCTTTAGAAACCAAAAACTACATCGTTTTTGGTCTTCACTGAAATAGAATGGTTTGAAAGTGATTCCATGCAGCTAATCTCTCACTCTTCTCCCAACCCAAATACAAACCCTAGGAGACCATGATTGGTAGTGGAGAGCgttgttcatcatcaaatcgACGAAGTGGAGACGATTCAGGCTGGAGCTTGAATTCTAGTGGGAGTGTTGGAGCtccgaagaagaagaaataggtTGCCCCCAATTTGTTATTGTGGTTCTCATGCAATTTTGTTCATGTCAGGGACGGTGAATAATCCAGACAAATTATTCTTTCGCTGCCCATACTTCAAGGtagttgtttagggtttagctaattttttgttttcaatttctatTCCATAGATGCTAACAAATGTTAAACATTTTTGTAGACTGAAAAATGGTATTGCAACTTCTTTGCATGGTTAGATGATTATGTTTCTTTATGTGGTGAGGATGCTAACAAGGCAGTCTCAGTTGGGGCATCAAAGCAGAAGCATAATCGATTGGAAGGCCATGGTTATGTGGTGGATAACAAAGTTAATGAGTTGAAGGAAAGATTTATTGGCTTGAAAGATCAGTTAGATAAGTGTAGATTGAAAATGGGTGAAAGTAGATGTATTAGGTATGGGTTTAATTTGTTAGCATTTTTTGGTGGGGTTGTAATTGCAAGCTTGTTCAGAGCAAGTGTGTAGGATTTTGATAGCtgaattttgttattttctagAGTTGAATTTTGAACAACACTTTTGATGATGAATGAAATAAGAAATATCGTGGTGAATTTGTAAAATTTGAACTATGACAATGAATATGTTAAATTTCATCCttttattgataaataataGCATATATGTCATGAAATAAACTTAACAAATATGCATGCTAGCTAAGCAATAGATGTGTAGCAGTAAGTATCTAAACTCAAAGAAAGATGCATGTTCATATATTGATAATAAAGGAGCAATTCAGTTGTTGAAATAACTTAACACATAATATGTCCATTCAAAATATGGGCAGCAACATGGCCTTGAGTCAGATAACCAAAATATAGGGATCTCAACCAAAAGCTCTAAACCTAAAATCAGTAGTATTAAGTAGCAAAATATAGTAGTTTTTGAACCAAAACATCTGTCCTAAAGGTTTGTAGCCAAGATACAAATTAGCAACGAAAGATGGTCTAATTTCATGTCTTCTTAGGTGGCCTAAGTCCTGGGCGCCTGAAGCCAGAAGTGGGCACAAATTTGAAATGCCTTGAAGCAGTTTTCGAGCTTGCAGCAACTGTTGTTTCTGCTGATATTGCACCATCTCCACTTGTTGGATTTGTTGGAGGAGATATTGGGCCATAAGTAGGATTTGCCGAAGTATGGGACCTCAGAGCTGGACCTTGTCCTGGTTGAGATTTGAACCATAGTGTTAGCCTTGGTGTTGGTGGGGTGTGGGCATGAAACTTGGCATATTAGCAGTTGGGTTAGATTGATCTGTTGTAGGTACTTGATTGAAGTGCACATACTGGATTGTTGGAGGTGGGGGCTGACAATAGGGTTCTTTAACCTTCAGGTTGGATTGGATTGAGTTGTGAAGGCTACATCATATGGACCTTCTTGAATGTTGCTGGAATTTGTAGCATGCTGGACCTACAAAGAATTTTTTATGATGTCTTAGAAAATTTATGAAGTTAAAGTAACTAGCTTTAAAGTTATATAGGATAACTTTACCTCTTCTGATTGTGGGGAATTCTGTGACAAAGAAATCTCTTGTGGTTGACCTTCTAGACCTACACCAAAAACCAAAATAATGCTtagatttttagaaaattattatcCCACAGTCACACTGTTTattatttctcttcttcttggacCACACACACAATGTACATGCCAAAGCATATCAGAATTATTGAAAATGACAACACACATTTGAAAAGGTAAGGGAAGGATCACACTAACCTGGCACGTCGCAAACTCTGTGCAATCTCCGTCCAAGCTTCAACCAAGCTCCGTCAACCATACTATCAACCACCGTCAACAACAATATGTGGAGGTCAATCAGCAACCTTGTCAGCAATACTGTCAACACGTTGCTCTAACTTCGAGAGGTCAACGATCACTTCAAGGGGAGGACTCTTGCTCTAATAGAGTTTTCTAGTAATTACCGGAGCAACACTGGAGGCTTATATGGAAACCCCAATCGAAACGCATCTCAGACCCAAAAAATGACGTAGTTTTAGGTTTCTAAAGTGGGACAGATTGACCCCTATCCATTTTCTAATGGCCAACGTGGAACTTAACAGAGTGTTAACCTCCACATCAGCAACGTTAACTGACACGTAAGCTATTTTTGTCTGTTTTGGTCAGGAGAGATGATGGAAGGACGCGATGTCTCACGAAAGTATGGGACAGGGACCGAtttgtccctttttttttggataagggtcgCGATgtccataaaaaaaaaaggacaagGATCGGTCCCTGTCCTCTAACTAATGCattatttggatttaaatgATTCGAAATGACATAACTTAGATTTTGGAAGGATTAAGTGAGTCAAACAGAGGCCAATCCTAGGTTTAAATAATATCGCATTAGTGTTGATATTAACGATGCTATATATTTGTAGAACTTTTTAGAATTTTCATGATctatttctataaaaataaatatctagaTATTATGATGGAGAAGTTTAGAAgttaactaaataaattaagtacTAGAAATATCTAAAATTTGGAATTATCTAGAATCAACTTATAGAGCCTGTAAATAGGCCATCATAGAGTTCATTGTAACTAACTAATAAACATATCAAATTCCACTAGCATTTGTACTCTCTCCTtaactcaataaaaaatataactatcaAATTTCTCAAAccatttatttaaattacttatTCATCAAAACTATCCTTGCTACAATATTCAAGTCCATAATACACTAAACTAATATCAAACTATTTCATAAAACTAACAGTAGCATCAGAGCTACATTCGATCATCTATTGGGCGTAAAATCTTTCCTTCTAACTTATCAACTATACATATCTACCACATTATAACCcactcaaaaaataaatttttttccataacATGGCTATCTCAACCATCAATATCCCCATGTCCATATTGTCAAAAGATAATTATGAAGATTGGCATTCTCAAATAAAAATCTTTCTACAATTACAAGACTTGTGGAATATTGTTCACGAAGAGTTTATCATGCCAGAAAATCAAGCAACATTTTTCGctgtagaaaagaaaaaatttaaagaagagcaacaaaaaaattatattgttcTATGTTTCCTCTAACAAGCTGTAACATTAAGGATGATTTTGTTTAagggataattttaaaaataattttaatattaaggacgattttgaaaaaaaaaattagaaataattttgattttcacaCTAAACTATATGAATCAAAACAGTACTTATTTCAAACAAATCCACAATGAACAGAAAAGATGCATCTACTTATATATCTTTTCATCGGTCTCTTTATCGCATAAGTCTATACTTATAGTTTTTTATCTATAGTTTAGATTGCATTCTTGTAAATTTGAGGATAATATATGTTGAATTGATAACATCTTTTGAAATAACTCAAAACCAAGATAGCATTTTGAGTTAAGTTATTAAGTTTATAGACTTCTCAACATTATTACTGTGTAAACATTATGGGTCTTtgtattttacaaaatattttctgTAACTTAATCCTATAATGATATTTATTCTTAAGAAgacttaagaaaaaaatttctaagaTTTTTAGATGTTGAAACTAAAGCAAGTGCCAACTTCTCCAGTTTTAGATATCGAAGCTCGACATGCTAAAGAAATATACTGGTGTTGAATGCGATTTACCTCTCTAATTAAAATGAAACTAGCAACATAATTACTGACAGATAAATATAGATATAGAAGCCTCCCAACCACTAGACGATGCAGGAGGATATATAGTAGGTGTAGATAATATGTCTATTAACTCGCCAAAAGCATGCTTGCAATCCGGATTCCAACAGAATTCTTTTTGCTTATTTGAAGTCTAGAAAACTTATCTAGGCAATGCGTGAGCCGATGTAAAAGTGGGACAAAGATGCTAGTCGTCCAGTTAACTATTGTCAGACATCCTTCAAGGACAGAGGACTTTTTATGTTTAGCATATATAGCATGCCACATGTTAGGATTTGCTTTAATGCCTTGGTTGGTCAACATAAAACTTAGGAACTTTCCTCCCTGGTCCCTTATGCATACTTCTTTGTCGCATATGATACTCTCTTAACTGTGCAAATATTTCTAATTAAAAGGTCAATAACATGACTACTCCCCCATCATTGTTTTGGTGACTATGTCCTCAACATAGACCTCAATGTTGCGGCCGATTTGATTAGCAAAGACTTAGCTTTATGAGACGTTGATAAGTTATTAATTGCATTTTTAAGAATAGATGgcataattttataacaaaaattatcgTGTTTAGTaataaatctaaattaatcTTAGTCATCATGGtgcattaaaatttgattatatccgttttgtcaatttttagcaaatcgataGTGGTTCGATTCTAATGGTCTAGGAGCGAAACTTACTCCTTTTTTGCAGGTACCAGTTCTATAAGTGCATCAAAGGTTCTCGAATTAGACGAGTATTAAAATAGGAAATAAGTTCGAAAAAATGccaaaaaggataaaagaagcGTAAAAGAAAAGATTCGAAAAGTAAATTGACTGAAATCAAAATAGTTTgcattgaatttaaacaaagcagtAAGATGTCTTCGACTGAATCAAAGGACTTTTGACATAGAAATTAAAGACGCTAAAATGTAAATTGgacaaagaaattaaacattGCTTGAAAGATAAATTGGACAGGAAAAATAAAGTTTTACAAAAAGTGTAAATGGAAATTTAAAGACAatggaaggaaccctacagaaaTCGAACTCGAATGCAAACTCAGAAATTCGCTGGGGATGTGAGTGTGCTTGAGTGTATTTCTGAAAAAAAGTTCCAACCCCTATTTCCTAGAACTTGCTAGTATTTATAATCTACTTTCTATAACCGACCATTAATTGCATGGTGCTGCCTTGTATGTGCATTCCTTTATAATCGTTCCTTCTCTTTTACTAATGAACGTTACCGATAAATTTCCAACTCAGAGAAAAGCCTTTAACTTCCTTCTTTGTATAACCGCTCGATTCCCCATTTCGAAAGTGCCATTCGATCCTCTATTCAAATTATCTTCCCGATTCACCAAGGTATCAAAATCAAGTACACGTCAGACAACTTCTATTTAACACTGGTACATGTGTCTTTGATTTCTGCTCCCCTCTTAACATCTCTCCAACATTTTGAGTTAGCTTATTCTTTTGAAAGTATATCTTGACCAACAAATTTCCCCCTAGGATTAAAGAAAAGCAAGATCGGGCAATTTCATCTCTAATTGAAGCGATCTCTTCAGATTAACTTGAAAATCTAGACTTTATCTTTAGTAATGATAGGGTTTGATAGTTTTCTAATTAATTTGGGATGTTCATCAATATGACATGTCCTTAATAGAACCGATCTTCTTCTCGGTTCTTAACAACCTAGTCCCTCCTGAAATAAGACAGTAGTGGTTTTAGCTTGTAGTTCTCGTGATGACATGCCATTATGTTATGTAGGTTTTATCTATTTGATAGGACTAATAAGAAATTTTACACTAAGCCATATCTATGGGTCAATGTATGTGAGAGATTAACGTTAAGTGAATACATTGGTTTCTTTCTTGTAAGGAGGTAGGAAAGGATCCAGAGTTGCCTAAGGCTTTGAGAGCCAGGATGCTTGCTTTTGAAGATGAAGTAAACATGGTCATGGACCAATATCTCGGTGCTGTTGAAAATATGGATGAACACAAAACCCTAGTTGGTCGTCTTGACTAAACTTTCTTATACCCCTTAAGTAAGAGGAGGAATAGGAATAGACATTCTCTGAATAGTAACACGATAAGGCCAAAGATCTACCCAAAGTGGGAAATTAACAATTTGATTCTTATAAGGGCTGCAATCTTCAGCCCACCTCTTGACATGGAGGAAATAATTTTTGAACAACCATGACGATCTACATTCAATCCTTATGACATCTAGCTCTTTAGAGAAAAGGAACTGGAATCTATTGCTACCCTTATCACTCACAtgaaatgtaacaccctaccacacaaaactttacgcttaagtcgtaaaacagaggtggtgtggtattacgacctctaaaataaaatgtatacaTGTAATAGCAGAAATATTGTAATATGCTAGGAGCCTTAAAGAATAGGAGAAATAAAAATCGCGAaataaaagcgcaacactcaagaaacgagttaacttgcgtgctaagaaagaCTATAGCTGTTAAGTGTAAAGTAATCCAAAACAAGAACAGAGAGTCAAAGGTACAAAGTAACGAGCTCCTGACTCAGTCTACGAAGTCaagactggccggagaatatttacacatatatatacatatccaaaacccaaatgtacataaacacaatcctgcctctccataaacctctaagaggataaaaaagaaatataaggTCCTGttaatgccagaggcaatcctagaatgctGACACTCAGATTAcagagcttaaagtattaaacagaagccataaaatGTGGTTTTCTAAGAATATTTAAAGCTAacttaacttaaccttaaatctAAGTCCCATACTGCCATTCCTCCATACCTCCAACTCCATCATGCATTTACACAGACAAATAGACAAATAAAGACAAACACAAGAAGGTTACAATTACTGCAGGTAATAAGTACACATTTAGTATGGCAAGTACATATAGGCACACCCAATTAATGTacaagcaagtaattcaagtaatatgcagatgatgcatgcctgtcctgtggctgatgaggctcatctgttggttattcagccaacccgacaagtctgaattgtacttagactgtcccccgacgtgcatccccaagagtctatgcatacctttatctcaaataatcaatattgctcaatgggggtaatATTCCCGAGAATTTATATAGTGTCCGGTCACACTTACATCGTAGGGTCAATAGAGTATCGAGTTTCCAACCTGGTACATGTGGTGGAAAGCCACGACACTTTATCTagggaatctcgtatctcagatcactcaaattcataagccatatgaataattctattataattcatcaaaatccacatcattctcaatcgcatctcattcatcatcataTATCAATCATACTCAATCATTATCCTTTATTATCACGCCTCTCATTCCGTTCATCAATagttccaattcaaaacataattcattcttttctaaatgaatcaaacttaaaacatactcattttcttaataactcaaaatcaaaccatataACCTTTGAATCTAAATCTTTCTCAATAATCATCtaaacaaaatctctaatttttataaaatttcggcagcatctcctctaaaactcggattTTGCTacccttttcgggtccaaaCCTGCATTCTTTCCAATTCAACACACCcctcctcatcatcataacAATCACCACAATAAATTTACCTCAGATCAACAATTATACTCATataatattcaaatccaacaactaaaattcaactaaaaatcATAGTTCACCAATCTTAGGCTTTTAACAcaaaaaaactctttttcattcaaaatttcCATTCCAATTATTTTCAAACCTATTACCACCAATCCAAATTACcaacaataattctcaacaAGCTCCATATCTTTTCATCAATCATCATTCAACCAAACCAAAATATAGGCATATAATCAACAATTCAATCACATATCCTTTCAAAGATCCAACTAGCAACCAATATCATCTTACAAATAAatcaccaaaccaaaccaagcaTATTCATCAATCCATTACTAAACATTAAATATACACCTGcattccaacttatcctatggtcatctagtctaagttttcacagaacattatatattaaacgcaagaaacctaaaccataccttggccgatttctaCGTAATGACCAAAGCTATTTATTCAAAACCAAGGCAGCCCCTTAAAACTCAACTAATcagcttcctccaagttccagTATTCACAAttttcaagctccaattatttattcacaacctaatatacatttataacacatatatatccaatttaatactcaaagctcaaattcaatgaaattaaaataaaatgatcgtatcctcaccttacccaagcttcacataagcaagagtgaacgttttcctcaagctaattggatcctaaaacatcagaaatcaaagaaattcaaccTTCCtattaaaaattcgaaaattgggGGAAAAGAGGGCTGGGAGTGATTAAACAAGTTACCAGTAAAATTGTTCCGGTAGAAACATAGAGTTTGACGCGATGAACGCGTGActgcaaacggtgcggcgattggAGCTCAGACGGAGAAGTTACGGCATACGGAAGTTAACGTGAGGGTTTCGGGAGCTTTCTCTCTTCCCTGGAAGCATTTCACGCTACTGCAgtgaaatgaagaagaaaggggcTTTCGGCTCATTTAATGTGTTGGTCCGGTTCGGGTCCGGTTCAACCAGTTTAGCCTGTTCGGTCTAATTTTGGACCGATTTCTtcgaaattggtgtcaaaattctcgtttcgatgagttctatcctaatttgatataatattcacatttctaatcctccttattaaaaattaatttattgactaattatctactaatttaacCAGAGTTTACATGAAAAGCTTCAAGTGTACTCTATATGGCCCGTAGAGCATTCTCCATAGTTCCTAGGGGTGTAATTGGCTCGGTTCGGTTCGATTTTGGACCGAAAACCAACTGAACTGACCTGATCAGTTCTTCAAAGAGGACAACCGTTCGGTTGGCTGCTGCTTGAGcaaccaaaccgaaccgaaccaaaccaacaacggtttggttcggtcggttttttcggtttttttacACCTGCTTATCTGAATTTCAAATGCcataaaatgaaatttaaaaccTTCAATAAACTAGAATAACAAGAGTTTATCACATCCAAATCCAATACAAATTCAgcttaattaaacataaaacaaagacaattaaaaatgtctagcaaaacaacaacaataaacacagtTTAAACCGAAACATTCactttaaaacaaataaaagccAAACAGCATCCATGTTTAATCAGAATCCACAGCAGACTCATCCTCATCTTCTCCGGTTGGTGcaatttctacaaaaataaaacaagaaaatcaatataaattataaacataatatagattataaattataaacataaaccATAAAGGGAACTACAAATTTCTTTTTTGCATACCTAATTCAAGTTTCTCAAACTCTTCAATAAGCTCCTCAAAATCAGTTGTCATTGGAGAAGCACGAAGCCAATTTTGTGTGCATATCAATGCCTCAACTATCTTTGGAGTTAAAGAACTCCTATAGTTGTTAAGCACTCTTCCACCAGTGCTAAAAGCTTATTCTGAAGCAACAGTTGAGACCGGCATTGCTAAGACATCTCTAGCTATTTGGGATAAGATAGGATACTTGCTAGAATTTACCTTCCACTAATTCAATATGTCAAAAGTATTTTGATCATGAGGCTTCTCTATACCATCCATCAAATACAAATCCACCTCATTCTTGTTGATGATCTCATGAAAATAAACCTCCTTGAAAAAATCACCAGCTATGTCGCCATCAGGTACTCCCACATCTGATGCACCATCCATTATTGCTGAAGTAAATAATCTACCCCCATTATTTGCACTCACATAGCAATCAAACATCTTGGAGAAGGTCTCTTTCACTTTTGCACCCAAAAAATCAGTATCATCCTTATCATATAGCTTTTCAAAGCTAAAGTTCACAAACTTCAACTTGTATCTAGGATCAAGAACCACAGCAACAAAAATCAtcatattgatattttttatgttaccCCAGTACTTGTCATACTTAAGCTTCATCCTCTCAGCCATACTCCCAAGTAATGGATCTCGACTACCACAAGAAGCGTTGAACACTCGCAAAATCTTACAAAACTCATGAAAATATTGAGAAGAAGTCACAAGCAAACTACCAGACACACTCTTTGTAACAtcatgaaaaattttcaagaattccATAAAGTGTTTTGCATTGTCCCAATCAATATTCCTCGGCATACCACCTTGCATTAGAGCATATTCTGTATCTCTCTCCCCTAACCTCTTGAACGCCTTTTGAAACTTCAGACCACTTTTAAGCATAGTGTATGTAAAGTTCCATCTAGTGGGAACATCGAGTTGAACAGTACACTTGTCTTGTATCCTAGCTTCctttatgaaatttttgaacctaTTCATGCGACTAGGGGAAGCACGCACATATCTAATAGCATTTCTTATCTTACTAATAGATTCATGCATATCTTTCAATCCATCATTAACAACAAGATTAAGAATATGTGCACAACACCTAAGATGCAAATGTTCTCCTTTCAAAGGATGTAAATTCCAATCCTCCATTCTAgttcttagataagatattgCAGTATCATTAGAACTAGCATTATCAACAGTAATTGTGAACACTCTAGATATCCCCCACCCCAAAAGACATCTCTCAATTTTTCTACCAATTGTTTCTCTCTTGTGGTTTTTAATAAGACAAAaattgataatcctcttttgcAATTTCCAATCATGATCAATGTAATAAGCAGTGAGACACATATAATTCAGATTTTGCACAGAAGTCCAACAATCAGTAGTTAAACAAACAGATTGATTCGGTTGTTTGAACACAGTTTTCAACCTATTCTTCTCACTAATATAAAGATTCCAACAATCCTTAGCAACAGTAATCCTTCCTGGAAGTGGAAATCTAGGTTGCACTATACTCATATAGAATCTGAATCCCTCCCCCTCAACAAACTTGAACAGTAGCTCATCAACAATTATCATTCGAGCAAGGGCTTTTCTACACATTTCAGCATCAAAAGTAACTGCAGTAAATACCCCTTCACCATCTTTTTTTTGTTGGAAGGTAAGGATTGTTTGACTAGGGTCACCCGAGTCCCTAGgaaattttttacattaattcAACAAATCATAACGCATATTAGTTGTACCATTTCTATGAGAGTCACATGCATATGATGCACCACACCAATTATATTTAGCCCTAGGATGTGATGGCTTGGACTTAGGATCCTTTGCAAAGTGATCCCAAGTCCAAGATCTAGGTCTAGAAGGTTTTCTGTTACCTTCATTGGCTTCATCCTTGCCATCCTCTTCATCAGTGTCCACATTACTTGGAGCTGGATTTGTAGGAGTTGCTCCCGAAGTTGCACCCACATTAGTCATACCAACCTTCCTCTTCTTTGATCTAGGATGGGGCGGGGGTTTGGTAAGCGCGCCGCTGTCCGTTAAGGAACGTACCACGGACTCAACATTTTCACCCCCAACTTCAGGCGTCCGTTCATTGGGCACCTCATTGCTTGTTGGCTGCATACATATAAACAGAACAATGAAAAAGTAGCATTTTTAACTCATGAACAGAACCAACAGTTTTGTTTCCATCAACAAAACCACAACAGCTCATAAgcaaccaatcaacaattagttatatattaacaaagaaaataaatttggcTGATATCAACACCTTCcaccaataaaataaacaacCTCTATATAAAATAGACCAATACCTTCCACCAATGAATCCACTTGACAAAAGTGCAGAGTTAAAGAAAATATGCATACAACATCAGCAGCTAGTACTGCTAGATGAAGCAGAAAGTGAACAAAAAGTAGACCTTTGGTAAGACGGAACAGAGATGCAGAGATATCCATCACAAATAAAAAGTGATAAATAACTGtcataagatttttaaaataaattcactCTCTTTTAAGTGATATCTAAACTGCCAACATTTTATGTATGATAACTGATAACCATTCCAACAAGAAACTACcttctttttttaatctttttctcTGTTTACGTTAACCACACTTCTCATATAATAAGTTGCTTgagttttagaatttaataagcATAACTATGTAATACCAAGAAATGGTTAAAAAAGTATTGTTAGATAATAGAAAGGCTTATGCACATCATATGCCTACAAGTACAAACCTAAAACAAGTTTTAAGCACTGCTGTTAACACAATCGAACTATTTTAGTTATTCATCATGCATCACTATCATATCACTTAGTAGTACTGGCAAAGTCATAAATAGTTGACCAATATTTGCAAAGATATCATGGTCTCTTTTCAGCATCTTTAAGTAACATTTCAGTAATATACTAAAACTCAATATTTACTTTATCATGTAAAAGGCAACATGAAAAGGCAGTTCACCACATGGTTAGCAGTTTAATCAAACAAATGATAAATGAAGGAATCATCTGCAACTTATGGTTATCACCAAGAATAAGAGGTTGCTGATTCACCCCCAAAAAGAAGACACATTCAACACAGCAACATTTTCTCAGATCTAACAACTCCATAACttcatttttttgttcattaactctatatttttaaataagtcTTCAAAATCACTAAACATACAATCAGAAACTCACATAACAATACAAATAAGCCAATGATCAGTATCACAAGAACAAGAAAGAGCAATCAAAGAGACTCACTAGTAGTTAACAAAAACAACACAGCAATATTAACTAAAATACAAATCACTAAACATTTGTATATTTTCAACACAGCAATATTTTC harbors:
- the LOC110276750 gene encoding zinc finger BED domain-containing protein RICESLEEPER 2-like, translated to MDISASLFRLTKGLLFVHFLLHLAVLAADVPTSNEVPNERTPEVGGENVESVVRSLTDSGALTKPPPHPRSKKRKVGMTNVGATSGATPTNPAPSNVDTDEEDGKDEANEGNRKPSRPRSWTWDHFAKDPKSKPSHPRAKYNWDSGDPSQTILTFQQKKDGEGVFTAVTFDAEMCRKALARMIIVDELLFKFVEGEGFRFYMSIVQPRFPLPGRITVAKDCWNLYISEKNRLKTVFKQPNQSVCLTTDCWTSVQNLNYMCLTAYYIDHDWKLQKRIINFCLIKNHKRETIGRKIERCLLGWGISRVFTITVDNASSNDTAISYLRTRMEDWNLHPLKGEHLHLRCCAHILNLVVNDGLKDMHESISKIRNAIRYVRASPSRMNRFKNFIKEARIQDKCTVQLDVPTRWNFTYTMLKSGLKFQKAFKRLGERDTEYALMQGGMPRNIDWDNAKHFMEFLKIFHDVTKSVSGSLLVTSSQYFHEFCKILRVFNASCGSRDPLLGSMAERMKLKYDKYWGNIKNINMMIFVAVVLDPRYKLKFVNFSFEKLYDKDDTDFLGAKVKETFSKMFDCYVSANNGGRLFTSAIMDGASDVGVPDGDIAGDFFKEVYFHEIINKNEVDLYLMDGIEKPHDQNTFDILN